gtcacgggaagtcgccgcagtagcacactgcgcgtgcgccatgtcgaaaacggtggcgaccacaaaccaccactcgagtgtttcacccgcacgcccgcgttttcgttaaagttgtaagtcaccccttctaaatgcaacagctgcaaaatgtttcattgactcggcaccaaaccgcaacttctgtagtccgcggccgccgacatggcagctagcgctcgttaggcctagcgtgcgcgttgcaacttagCATGCCACCACGAGAAggttgccctaggcaacacggagatcgggcgtagaagagatagcacttgcgagctaaaccgagggcatcacgcgtgaaatgcagtttcggttcgcggtcgggagaacagtcgcggcaactatcctgaaaaagtctctcaagcttgtaagtccgcctgttggtggcaaaggcgaaagctcaatcgcgtctcaaagcattgttacttgcgggggaatcgaggttgcacgcgcgatatctgcgctctacgacgaagcaactattttcccaacaGAGACAAATAGtggtaacgcgctcttgatgcggaagcgggcgcccgtacgtagcggagcgcgcatgtcatgcggccggggcaaagcgcgcatgtcaagggggcaaaggcttctccgccggccacgcaaccgctccccctcctcacactaCGCACCCGCGCTGGGCTGCTGCCCCCCACCGccatcccctttttttttctcctcccgctccttgttcgttcgttccgcgtcccctcctccttcgtaacgccgtcgccgctctctcccccgccggcgcatctccgctgagaagcacgctcgctccctcgcatctctgagaacgttccggcagccgcattataaccggtctttcatctcgggggactgcacaataagcagtatgcgtatacatggagttctatgggagggtaaacgggagtcagaaaaaaccgcattatagccggtactgcactgtaagcggttacgttataagtggtctgagctgtattgggactgcggcccactagctgaggtgagtttgagacttcTGTTATAAACTGTGACTGCAAGCAAGGAGGAGGCCCATATGCAACTGTAAAAATTGATTTTCTTCCCAATTTTGATGACAACACATTTAAAATGTGTGATCTTCACGACTTCTTTATGTTCCTTCGTAATATTTTTCCATTAGATAAATGAAGTTCTCAGGATTACAGAAAGAAGATAAATGAAAAGAAGTATGGAGATTGTGATGAAATCCTTCCTTAATGGTGGACACATTCTGTACTTACTAAAAGTTTAAGAGGCACTTTGAAGGTCTTTTCGCGACGATGGCTTCCCCATTAAAGTGTCACTTGTTGTCTCCCCACAATTGCAGGAGGCTTACCCCCAGATGTCATGCTCCGCTGCCCTGTCAATCGTGCATCTTTGCGGAAGGAGACGCTCGGCCGAGCAGCCACCCTGGTTTCTTTCACCACCCTGGGGCCCCTTGACCACTGGCTGTGCCGCAGGGCTTTTGTGTGTTGCGGCACAGCTGTCTGGTCCCCTGCCAACTTCAACGCCTGCCCTGGTACAAGCTTTGGCAGGCTTGGCCACACGCTGTCCAAACATCTTCAACGACCTCGTTGCACAGTTCTGTCAAGTCCTCGATTGTGAGTTTGTTGTGCTTATTAAAGGgtgagacagacggtacgatatTGCCTACGACCCGGCGTCCAgcgtcggatgtccggcatgcggcgtacgacgattcagcacacacggggcgaacgagcaatcagccgtaggctccgcccacatacggtGCCTCGACATGCACACTCGGAGGACTTTGTATCTTCGTAatgaaacacaaaacaaacaactttgcacagccatgttcgttctataagaaaataatcactaaaactacgccttcgcgaatgacaagcacatcgcaacagctcgccATCACTCACGACTgcgagaggtaggcctagcatggcggcCACCGGGcgtcgcctacgccgttcgcTTATCACACGCGAGCTTGTCATAGAgtgcttgtttttgccaacacaGTGAAgttttgtactcgcatgtaatgcgttagcatacgctattaactttctcgatgTCGTCaatgtgaagagcaaaggtggaagcgaagcgaggtGGCTCGGCGAGACGacggtgtcgctgtgtttacctgcgaaatggccttgcatcgctgctcgcagtctcgctagtggtttggaaacgggcactgtcttgcagaaatggcacacaTCAAACATCGTtttattcaatcaggaattatttcacgtcacaaacaaaatgtactcaACGTTTATCACGCCGCTGCAAGCGGCGGTGTCAGCAAATGCTCCGAGGCTTGACTCCACCGATTCGATTCGCCTTGGCCACGAAGCGGCGacagggagagggcgccaccagcggcgtgacgacacgcgtctcccgagctgtcattggctACGGCCGTTCGACGGTCCGATGCGGCGACGAAAATATCTGCCCAGTTTGATGCACGCCGGGCATGTGATGTGGCGGTCCGATGCCATGAAACGTCACCACTCCTGCTGCCGCACCGGCGCGTCGGAcatcgcatcgcatggaaaattgcaccgtctgtctcggccttaaagggcccctcaccaggccacatagcaaattttagttagacgctggaagttgttgtgtgccgaatgaagagcagtatgccgcaagaatttttcaaatcggttcattacgagctgagaaaaacaataatttgtagcggcgcgaaaccatgatgcgagggggcgagtttcaaacccttgccactcgccccgtgtagccttagcaaggcaaatcccttccctgccctcttcactcgACACATACGCACGaatacgtcatgcgcatgcatggtcacgtgcgcatgacgtgcccgagcacgcgagcagcgttgcacggccgctaccttttttttatgtagcggccgtgggcgttttgtcggcgttctctgtggtgtactgcctgtttctgcgggacgggcatgaaagttgagacatttgtacgggcacgagagtggcattatcatgagccagtgccgcattaacgtttacttggacgcggtagaataaatgagcataatgagtgctcgaacacgccagaacattactttcgtttccagggctggcgtctgctcgatgccctaaccgcggggacacgaacgcatgggaaagggaggcacattagccccgcatctcgctgcaattaacgaaaaaaaaatgaaaaagacgcacacattccctttgcgtgtctcattatttctctcaagttttattaatctattcaagcaacaaattacacaaactacacatgtcgtgtcaaataattatcgaagtgtcacgtgctactgttggcgacgtcagagcacagtcgtctacgtagaggaacgacgtcacagcactaccatctatgtagggccattttctcatgtacgtcatcccctcattctctaaagcgcgcgcccgcgagaggaagggcaagcagcgttcaccttgaaatttgacccgtttccgcggcgcgtagcgttgcaaattttggcagacgtgatcgtgaacgcccagtgtatgcattgcgctcgttagctcaaaattgtcaaacctggtgaggggccctttaagggatgCTAAAAGAACCATAAAGGTCAACTGcagccataggtcagcaaaaaatgtggagttcactcagactcactcaggaaatatattttgccgttagagctcactctgactcagactcacctaaagtttcctcaactggactcactcgaactcagactcactgaaaattttctcagccggactcagactgaaactcaccaaaatattactcactcggactcactcaaactcagactcacggctctatctgagtcttagtgagtgcGTTAGcatataattggcttttttgacCATAGCGTCAATGCTCTcgaacaccaatatctcgcatatttggtgctctacttggtgcTTTTTGATCTTGAACCTTCAATTATGAGTTATGAGTGGTTtaaatccagtaaggacatttttgttgaaagtggtgactcacaGGAGgtgtttttatcaagaacttcctgtgaaagagtttgcgaaggggggggggggtcaacctgcccccccctcctcttctACGTAACACaacgcgttgctgggcgagttggtgcattgtctgaaaataaaagcagaggtcaaaaaagacgggacgggcgctcactaccaactgattttattacgaaagaattgggggGGGGCGGGAAATATAGAGAGCTTacgtcacaagcgcgcctgcgcacacatcgcaAAGCTAATCATCAGAAAAATCTACTGGATACTGCGGCAAAGCAATTGAAATTCCCGCTCCCGCAAGCACACTGACGTCTGGCTGACGCAATCTGCGCCCTTCTTTTTCATGTAGAACGCCTCCAACAGTTCACGAGCAACcgtttctctgcttcgtcccagtaccttcaaacgagcaaacaaaggcacacagccacacactgcacagtgcgcaggaaggtgcgcacCCTTATCATTTGTGagtgtcaactcatgctcacgggcccgttggttgagcgcccgtcccgtcttcttgtctcttgtgtcccgtcttttttgtgctctgcttttattttcagtctACATAACACCTCTGATTAATAAAttttgagctggcgtatgaatgctagtgctttgaagtatgtgtaagtcggcgggagtataaacgtgagccgacataaggcatGCTGAAGTTTTGTAGATACTAGAACCATAGATCGGCACAGAACTGTGGAGCTCGCTcatactcactcaagaaatatattttgcacttagagcTTACTTGGACTCGGACTTACCAAAACTTCCCtctgccggactcactcagactcaaactcactaaaatttttctcaaccggactcactcacactcaagctcaccaaaatattatgcggactcactcagactcacggctcaatctgagtctgagtgagtcgacttataAGTGCAGCCGACCTATGACTGCAGTTCATTTCGAGGAGGTTCACTCTAGCTAAATTTGTAAAGAGTGATTAGTAAATACCGCTGACGCAATCATTACATAGCCACAGGACTGTTGCTTGTATAGTTTTCTTGTAGCAACCTTAATTGAAATCTCCTGTCAACATACACAAGGTGTCTGAAGTGATTGCTGACACAGATTTAAGCTGAAGGGTTTGGCCTCTCAGCTCAGTGAACAAGGCTTCCACATGGGAGCCGAAACATTAAAAAATTTTCGCCAACACCATTTTGGTTGGCGTTCAGTTTTCCTTCCTATTATGTCGCGAAATTATTGCGTAGCATCTGAAAGTAGGCAAAACTCAGGTTGGCAAAGTTTCCAGAACATTCTTTCATAAAAATTTTTAAGGTATCTAAAAGTGCAGTAAACTTTGCAACATGACTAATGTGACAATATTAATGTGTCCATTTTCAAGGTCTTACAGTTATTTTTTGACCTCCCCTTTTACCCCACCCTCTTGCTTTTCCCAGTGCCATTATCAGTACCCTGCCTAGAGCTGGTGTGCGGAGCACTGCGAATTCTCAGcaagcagcgccttctgagcacaCCAGCAAGAAACCTTGCTCTTCAAATGCTCATTGGGGTGAGTATAGACCGGGCATTCACGTGATGTTTCCTTAATAATCATGTGGTACCACCATTTGCACGAAATAGCTCAAGTATTTGTTGCTCTAACCCTTTCAGACACCACCTATGAagcactgtctgtaaatgtgtcaaatcggtTCAACGTTAtatcaaggcactcaatattctattgcaacaagcATGATGCCGTAATACACTCATTTACGTATGTTATAGCAATTATTcccaattaaattgtaattaaatatctcttttttttaagacattcatgccttgtttttgcataaatagaatcaaatctcaggctagaactatagtgcaaattcgttctCAGTTATGTCAATTTTGAGCAAATAAAAATTATAATTTAGACATGGCCCGAGAGAAGTGGCACATCGAATGACTCAttgaacgtggtagtgccttcagcaaagtaatcatatgcaacagtacaccgcaaaataaagttaaatgaagacaaatttattacgcAGCATGTTCAATTGATCCAACTCTCAATGTATCTGGCtgtttcttagccactagtcggtACAactaactaggcttgtgcgaatagtaaattttaggttcaaagcgaatttgaagcgaatagtgatttggtcgaataatttcgaatcgaatttgaatagtatatatcacatattttaaaggaaaacgagcatatttgtcatgacccaactaacctgcacgatattttttttaatttaaacaaggcatatgcaaatgtGGTTCTTTTtagttcaaaggaagtggaagcaactttgaatagtagcaggatttgactttcagtagaatgcaagtgaaaACCTACATGATATGTTGTTTTAAAATATACTatgcttagagcatataagccagtataacgagcttttaaactttaaaaataatgaaTCAAGGTGAAGGTAATGTGTTCATTTACCCTTGAAGTGGGGTTTTGCGGCAGTgaggattttccctggaaaggtgcatTCACCGGATAGCACCCCTTTATTGCAGTTAACACCTTCACGGGGAGGGGGGGTTTCAGGCGGACTAAtgtacgcctattcgttcatttcgaatacttcgaaatttccagtAACTTAAATTCGAAccaaagcgaattcaaatactgtaatattcattcgaatattcgaagtgctcgaatattcgcagaGGCCtacaactaacaaaaacaagtggtgtacacaattgtgtgcatagcATGTACATAGCATGTTGTACGCATCATGAAATTTGCACGATTTGCGGACCCATGGTGGCCATGCTAACGGCGTGTTATAAGTGCTACTATAATCCACGCTCCCAAGTGTACTTTGTGACACATGGGTAGGAATACAATTCGGCAGTTCTGCAGACTGAGAGCCATTTTCTGCCTGATCAACTCTCGTCGCTTGTGGATTGCCATATTGGCATTTTAAGGGGCATATCATAAGACACGTTTCAGCATTATTTATTCAATTGCGAATCCTGGTGTGAAGGTACAGCTGGCATcagaagtttagagaccactaggtctgagaaaatATTGAATTTCCcggcaatttgtgactgtattggGTCGAACTGCACATTCTTTGTTGGTAACGCGTTTGTTTTAGAGCAGGTCGAAAATCAAGGCTGCATAACGAAGCAGCAGGAATattcatctttttcttttgtcttgtGGTCCATAAATTTTTTACACTGACTGTACCTGTGCGCTGCAGTTTCTATACACACTGTGCAATGTAGGTTTTGTAATTAAAATATGCAACGATTGCTTCAATGCTTGCAAGAGGTACTGCTTAGAGTTACTAGTCAACTGTAATGCCCATTTCTACAAGCTTGTTTTGGTTTTAGGAAAGAGGTGGATATTCGAGTGCccatatataattgctatcgcaatgaaagttGCACGCCAGTCTAACGAGTCCAACCACAGTGAACTTCACATGCACTGACCAGGCATTATCCAAGATTACGGCTAAAATGGTTAGGGCAAAACAGCATGTACTATGCTGATCACAAAGCCctaagggctcgttcacacagccgtcaaaagCTCCGTCACGTCACCATCACGGCaccgatttccgtcaggggagaggatttccaagacgttttctccggaaaaaacgGTAGACACCTacgtagagcagtgctctacgtttccgtcgccagcacggggacggagccccgcccctagaaaacggaccaatcagaagtttacgtttggagttccgagttctgagaagagccacgcgtctagcatatggcccccgggtccgtggccttggaacactgaacCGCCTggctgaatgggccataaaacgggagACAAGtagttgtttgtgtgtgtgtgtgtgtgtgtggtgcgaggaggagagcccagcggagtcaggagagcgccagcgaaccatttgagctgcatggacaattcctattttggtgcatcagtcggtcaacactgcacaagaacgtgctgctgtcgacgctgctAACGGCCATagtctgttcgtacactgctacgtcgggtctactgtacgtttttttgacgtgacggtgacgcgacgggtggtttgacggctgtgtgaacgagcactAATAAGTGTTCTCGATTAAAATTATCAACATTGTAATCCACCATACGATTTGCCATAGTATTCAGTAGTACTATCACTGGTCAGTCATGTCAGCAGGGACGAGTATCAATTTACAGTGCAGCTTTTCACCTAGGTCATCCTTCTAGACCCGCATTGTTCTTTCCTACCTTAACTGTGCCACTCTTTCCATTTGCTATCTAACAATTCGTGTGGACCATGCATCTGAGGGCTGCTTTCTTCTACACTGTTCCTTTAGAAACAAGGCTCAGAGCTTCGTCGTCATCCATGGTTCCTGGCCACACTGAGTGAATTCTGCGAAGgcgtacagcagcagcagcaacatcaCCCACACCAGGCAGCGATGCTGCAGCCATCAAGCATTACCATCACCGTGAGACAGTAGGGAGCAGTTGCCTCATATGAGAGTCATGTACACCATAAGCACAAGTCCTAAAGTGACAGAGAGCCTTTATTGCAAACCATGGACGTTTTGAAAGACACACATTCCTCGTGACATGGTTCAATAAATAAGACATGCACAATGCTCTGGTCTCTGCGCAGTGGAAGGCTAGCACTGGAGTCTGCAGCACTGAAAATTTTGATGTGAGCTCATCATTGGAAGCCGAAGGCATAAATAGTGTGTGCGAGTTCATAAAAAGCAAGAAAGTTTCCTTCCTcaatttctttccttcattatgtAAACAGTTAGCTGATATAAAACGGAACAGATGGTTTGTGTTTTAGACCTACTTACAGTGAAATTAAATACTAccgcacaacatttttttttttttttaagaggagCATTAAACAGCACGTGGTATTTAATCGTCGTACGTGTTTGTTGTCTGAATGTTGATTAGATGATTCCTTTCACAGCTACCATTTATTTGAAGTTTTGGATCACCACATAGAACTGTACTGTTGTAGAGTAGTGCTTCGATGATGGTAAAATGTTAGCGACTTCACAGGCAGTGCACATGCACCATGGATGCCCTAATAGCTCAGTGTTGCAAAGAACTCGAAATTCTGCAATTCCACTCTACCACAGTGTCATTTTGCCTTCAGCCCCTTTATCTGCCCATTTGCTTTCCAGCATTGGTTTTCTCTTCTTACAAAAATACACACTTCATGGATTGTTTCCATATCCACTACCCAAGGCACTCATTTCACATTGCTTCTTGAAGCTCTCGCGTTAGGCACTCATATCATGAATCCTCTTCCAGCATCAAACGAGACTAAGAATGTCTATCTCACTGGCCTGTTTGACTGAACTGCAAAATTTCTGTTTCTAAATCTCAGAAGAAAATTGTCTGTGGCAAAAGAACCAATTTACAGTGCAAGAAGCAAAAAAGAGAAACATTTGCAAACGTGGGCACAGATTAAAAGGGTTTTTGGcacacagtgaaagagacggaaaACTTTTAAAAAGTTAAAAAGGCAGAAATGTTCAGGCAGCAATGACAGCTTTGGTGTGCAAGTGAGTAGCAACTTAAAATCAACATTTCACCAACTTCTCAAAGTGCGGCAGTTAGATGCAGACCAGTGAGGCATGAAGCAGCAGTGGTTTTTCGGCTGTCAGCAGCAGCTGGTTTATGTTAATCTCAAGATTGTCAGACACCTAATACACAGTAGCTGAAGCATGATGGCAGCATTGTTTACACTTGTAATATAGTTTTGATCAAACGTCGCTAGTATGAGTTAACTACATAAAAGATTTGTGGGCAGCTGCTGCTTACAGCCGAGCACCTAAGTTTTCACACCTCCACAAAGTCGTCAATGtacaagcagacatttttgttcCATGCAGTGGCAACTACCACAAAATATAATGGACAAATGACAAATTACACACACTAGACACAATATGGTTTTGCAGTAAACTTTGTCTTAACATCTACTGTCGTTTTACAAGGAAAAAGCGGCACTTTTGCCATTTCGTCAGATGTGGCTCAGTAACAGCCTTgagagcgtgaaaaaaaaaaagttaccacCTTTGGTCTTGAGCTGTAAACGTAATCACCGCTGGAAAAGTCATTATGGTACATTCATCACCTTCATAGAGAGCACGTGTTTGCCGTTAAGCAGCACTAAGTTGACACTATGGTATAGGTAGAAGCCAAAACGGGCATGAACTACAagttcaaattttttttttatgtcctaCGATTGCTCTCAAGCCACAGACGATTCTAATCGTGCTTTTGTCACCATTTTAAAAGGGAAGACTGCCTAGGATGTTCTAGGGTTTCGAAAAATTACCGCAGGCCGCTTTTTCTGGACATACCTTCAAAACAAGAGGAGACAAGATGATGCAGATGGACAAAGAAGTGCGAAACACGAAACAAGCACCCACATATGTACAAAATAATATCCTTCGTTGATCCGCCAGCGGCCCGTTTTCCCCAACTCGTCTCGGGAATGGGGCCACTGACTTGGCGTAGACATGGAATGTTACAGGCGCCCTTTCCTTTTCATTGGATCAATGACTGCAGTGTGGATTGGTAACTTGTCCCACACTATGACGCTACGGATAGCGCTCATATGCAAATTCCCACGGGTATTGTCGCACGGTGCATTCAAGTCCAGCTCCACAACACAAGAGTCCAGCGAGTCTGTGGCCACTAAATGCTCGCGCGGGTGCCACGAGACATTTCCGAAGAACGGGAGACACTGCGACGACGAGGCGTGCACGCCTTGGAGACCTTTATCGATCGAGGCTCGATGTATAAGGCAGTTGAGAAAACTTGCGACGCAATGGGATCAACCAGGGATTTGTCCTATGTACAGTTGATGGAAgtggtggtgctgctgctgccTGGTAAAGGCACCCTAGGTGGGGAGGTAGTCCTCAAGAGTCTTGCTGGCTCTTTGGAGCAGCATCTTGGGGGGCCTTCTTGCACTCGCCGAGCCACTGGGCACGCCTCTGCTTGTGGGACTGTTAGCGGTGGAGGAACAACAAATAGACGCACACATTGAGCATGTGGACATTGCACAGTGTTTCTTTTACACATGTCACTGTTTTTTGAACTCGTGATACTATTCTGCTGAAAACTGTAGCTGCCTTAGCTAGCATCGTTTTCAGCATCTGTAAATGTACTGTAGCAAACGCTTTTCAAGGTGAAGCATAGAATCGCACAATATAAGAGACTAAAGTGGCGAAGTAATTTGAACTGCCAGCAACGCGAGTGTGCATGAATCATCACATAAGCATTTAAAGGAAAGCGCAGAgaatgttatcgatttgggcaTATTTGATAAGTGGTACGTGGTAATAATGAATGCAAACCATGGCAAGGAAGCTTTCTTTAATTCTCATTTTCTCCTCTGGCCACCAGGCGACGGTAGGCAATTGACACAGAGTTGCCTAAGGTTATTGCGATGCCACTTGGCTACACTTTTCTAAAGAACCACAGTTCTAAATGTGTCTGCTTTTTCCGCTCCACAGCTAGAGCACAGGGCCATTAAGTTTCAGAATAGTTAAAGAACTAACGAGTAAAGGCTCACAATGCATAACTATGCAGCGCCTATTTCACCTTTTGGCAAGAGCGAGTTTCAAGATTATGTAATTGCTTTTGTATGATATGCAAGGGCACGGCCACCCTATCTTTTCTTATTCATATTTAACCATGATGTAAAGAAGGTCGACTCACGGCATCCAAGTCTCTGCTCCAGACTTCATCGCAGCTGCCATTGCAGTGCAGACAGGGGCGGCGCAAGGCATATCCACCGCACTCGGCACAGTCCAAGGACGCGTGGTCCTCATACCAGCTAACTCCACACCTGCAAAACGCGCAACATATACATGCTGCTGCTGCTCATTTGTTTGGCACTACCTCAGCCTTCCATTCATTAAGTTGGCTGGTGAACTGCATGACACACATATAAACTACAGAAGTAATGAACTACTACACTGATGCCTCCAAAGTAGGACAACCGCTAGAGCTATGCTATGTTGTGGTCGGCTGCTATAAAGTAATGGTCATTGAGAAACCCTGCTTTAACAGCCTCGCAGGCAACCAAAAATTGCACTTTTATGAAATGTTTCGGCAGGTCAAACCCTGTTCTTCCAGCTGGCATGGCAGTTTAGCTTTGAACTGAATGAAAAATTGACACGAAAGCACTAAGCCTATTATGCTTTATTGGTACTAGTAATTGCTAAAAGGTACTGCATCGTTACTGATAGCTGCTACAACATGGCCAGATAGTTGTCTACTTGCTTCCTTCACAGAGCTTTTTTTCCTGCTTAACTGTTAACTTCAGCACCTATGTAAACATGTCTAACCAGTGGTTTTCATAGCACCTTGAGTTTGTGATGGTTGCCTGTGTAACAAGCCTGTGTGTACTTGTAAGAACTCACGTGAAGCAGGAGTTGTAGTGGTTCTTGAGGCCCTCCAAGGTGACTGCGTCGGCTCCCTGTGCTAGAAGGTGTTGCTGTGCCAAATCCTCAATGCTGTCCCAACAGCTGTCCTGTTCTGAGCATCGTGCCAGCGGAGAGTTTTGCGAAAGCGTCACCAGCACGGGGTCCGACTTGGAATGCCGGATGCACAGGTCTGCACACAGTCGAAGAGGTTGGCAAATGGGACGTAAGCACTGCGATCTTTCAGGCACCAGGCACAGTTAAAACTATGCTTACAGAAGGTTTCTGGCTTCCTCACAAGTAATGGAAGCCCGACGCATGCTCAAACATATGTTATAGAAAGGTGGCAGTAGCTGTGAACTACAGCAGTCGACATGTACAATACGTAAGCAAGCATCCAGCTTTTGTCGGATTACGACTCTACATTTGTAGTTTCTGCCTTCCTTCAGTCTTGTTGCACATATATGTTGCCTTGCGAGAACTGCCCAATATGTTGGGAAAGAAGTTTTTACCTATCGTAGTGTCCATCACCAATGACTCCAGTCTCAACTACCCTTTGCTATAAAAAATGAAATTGTAACGTTATTTAGCACACCGCACTGTGTCCAGGCACTTGTTTATGATGGAAATTTGTGCTGGAATGTTGCCAGAGCTAGAGCCTGTTTGAAACAGACAGGAAATGTGCGGTCACTGAATCTGGCTCAAGCCAGTACATACACAGCTGTTAACAGTGCAAAagtacagctgccaaacacctgCTTGCTTTGCTTCAATGAACCTCTCGTAGCA
This window of the Rhipicephalus sanguineus isolate Rsan-2018 chromosome 2, BIME_Rsan_1.4, whole genome shotgun sequence genome carries:
- the LOC119383444 gene encoding protein pinocchio isoform X2, which codes for MATGVLVSYPSPVLHESRSAVFKKDLCIRHSKSDPVLVTLSQNSPLARCSEQDSCWDSIEDLAQQHLLAQGADAVTLEGLKNHYNSCFTCGVSWYEDHASLDCAECGGYALRRPCLHCNGSCDEVWSRDLDASHKQRRAQWLGECKKAPQDAAPKSQQDS
- the LOC119383444 gene encoding protein pinocchio isoform X1, with product MAHRVRGLLAMLGNSSQSRSSSPSLRDAHLSLHDLCIRHSKSDPVLVTLSQNSPLARCSEQDSCWDSIEDLAQQHLLAQGADAVTLEGLKNHYNSCFTCGVSWYEDHASLDCAECGGYALRRPCLHCNGSCDEVWSRDLDASHKQRRAQWLGECKKAPQDAAPKSQQDS